In the Pseudomonas sp. ADAK2 genome, one interval contains:
- a CDS encoding AraC family transcriptional regulator, protein MPDQPFASSAFTRTILSHAQQSGLCQDQLLARAGISLSWLDGQGQHIPAHLVEQLWNECESAGAGATFGCELVNGMATACLQGLNILLDSAATLRASLACFVEFLPRVTNCVVAELEEVDGQARLHVRAAGQLPHYFGLDAATLSLVRNIARRVGRAPGEVFIAVSLTSQQAAGPWLHSVGIAVEEGPYPCLTLPLASLDQPLLGANPFLHQSMLRRWQTEAAQHARSDSLDMARHWLTAGDQPIERIAERLGYRQPSNFIRAFRKQFGITPKQFRLGCAEPV, encoded by the coding sequence ATGCCTGACCAACCCTTTGCCTCCAGTGCATTTACCCGCACCATTCTCAGCCACGCCCAACAGTCGGGCTTGTGCCAGGACCAACTGCTGGCACGGGCCGGCATCAGCCTGTCGTGGCTCGACGGCCAAGGGCAGCACATCCCCGCGCACCTGGTGGAACAACTGTGGAATGAATGCGAGAGCGCCGGTGCCGGTGCGACGTTCGGCTGTGAACTGGTCAACGGCATGGCGACGGCTTGCCTGCAGGGCTTGAATATCCTGCTCGATTCCGCCGCGACCCTGCGCGCGAGCCTGGCCTGTTTCGTCGAGTTCCTGCCACGGGTGACCAATTGCGTGGTGGCGGAACTTGAGGAGGTCGACGGCCAGGCTCGATTGCATGTGCGCGCAGCCGGGCAATTGCCGCATTACTTTGGCCTGGATGCGGCGACGTTGAGCCTGGTGCGCAACATCGCCCGGCGTGTCGGGCGGGCGCCGGGCGAGGTGTTTATCGCCGTCAGCCTGACCTCGCAGCAGGCGGCCGGCCCATGGCTGCACAGCGTCGGCATCGCGGTTGAAGAGGGGCCATACCCGTGTCTGACACTGCCACTGGCCAGCCTCGACCAACCGTTGCTCGGGGCCAATCCATTCCTGCATCAGAGCATGCTTCGGCGCTGGCAAACCGAGGCTGCGCAACACGCTCGCAGTGACAGCCTGGACATGGCGCGGCATTGGCTGACCGCCGGTGACCAACCCATCGAGCGCATTGCCGAGCGCCTCGGGTATCGCCAGCCGAGCAACTTTATTCGCGCCTTTCGCAAACAGTTCGGCATCACGCCCAAGCAGTTTCGGCTGGGTTGTGCCGAGCCGGTTTAA